One Callospermophilus lateralis isolate mCalLat2 chromosome 6, mCalLat2.hap1, whole genome shotgun sequence genomic region harbors:
- the C6H6orf47 gene encoding uncharacterized protein C6orf47 homolog, with protein sequence MFLRRLGGWLPRPWGRRKPMRPDPPAPEPKWVDSSPENSGSDWDSAPETIGDVGPPKTKDSGTLRSFRAAPEPSREPQVEQLGNKRMDSLKWDKTVSSTQESGRLEDGGAIPKLEWDPVDSGGTRSPVVSLEGGLGAPGPEVPVEKTGQHQKLLGWLRGEPGAPPRYLGGPEECLQISTNLTLHLLELLASALLALCSRPLRAVLDALGLRGPVGLWIHGLLSFLAALHGLHAVLSLLTAHPLHFACLFGLLQALVLAVSLREPGGDEEATDWEGEGFLREGEEQRGDQGKGL encoded by the coding sequence ATGTTCCTGCGACGCCTTGGTGGCTGGCTACCTCGCCCTTGGGGCCGCCGGAAACCCATGAGGCCTGACCCACCTGCCCCAGAACCCAAATGGGTGGACAGCTCCCCTGAGAATTCAGGGAGTGATTGGGACAGTGCCCCAGAAACCATAGGAGATGTGGGGCCTCCCAAGACCAAGGACTCAGGGACACTGAGGAGTTTCCGGGCTGCTCCAGAACCAAGCAGGGAGCCCCAAGTTGAGCAACTGGGGAACAAAAGAATGGATTCCCTCAAGTGGGACAAGACTGTCTCTAGCACTCAAGAGTCTGGGAGACTGGAGGATGGAGGGGCCATTCCAAAACTAGAATGGGATCCTGTGGATTCAGGTGGCACCAGGAGTCCTGTGGTGTCTCTTGAAGGGGGACTGGGCGCCCCTGGGCCAGAAGTCCCAGTGGAGAAAACTGGCCAGCATCAGAAGCTGCTGGGCTGGCTGCGGGGGGAACCAGGGGCACCCCCACGGTACCTGGGGGGCCCAGAGGAGTGTCTGCAGATCTCCACCAACCTGACCCTACATCTGTTAGAGCTGCTGGCCTCAGCCCTGCTGGCGCTGTGCTCTCGGCCATTGCGGGCAGTCTTGGATGCATTGGGTCTTCGAGGACCAGTGGGCCTCTGGATTCACGGGCTACTGTCTTTCCTTGCTGCTCTGCATGGGCTCCATGCTGTGCTGAGCCTACTTACTGCCCACCCTCTACACTTTGCCTGCCTCTTTGGTCTCCTGCAGGCGCTGGTATTGGCTGTCAGCCTCCGGGAGCCTGGTGGGGATGAGGAGGCCACTGACTGGGAGGGTGAGGGTTTCCTGAGGGAGGGTGAAGAACAGAGGGGAGATCAAGGAAAGGGACTGTGA
- the Apom gene encoding apolipoprotein M isoform X5 encodes MASGSAPLQLQLRATIRMKNGFCVPREWIYHLTEGSTDLRTEGRPDMKTELFSSSCPGGIMLKETGQGYQRFLLYNRSPHPSEKCVEEFQTLTSCLDSRAFLLTPRNQEACKLSSN; translated from the exons ATGGCTTCTGGTTCTGCCCCACTGCAGCTCCAGCTTCGTGCTACCATCCGCAt GAAAAATGGATTCTGTGTGCCCCGTGAATGGATTTATCACTTGACTGAAGGGAGCACAGACCTCAGAACTGAAG GCCGCCCTGACATGAAGACTGAGCTCTTCTCCAGCTCATGCCCAGGTGGAATTATGCTGAAAGAGACAGGCCAGGGTTACCAGCGCTTTCTCCTCTACA ATCGCTCACCACACCCTTCTGAGAAGTGTGTGGAAGAATTCCAGACCCTGACCTCCTGCCTGGACTCCAGAGCCTTCTTACTAACTCCCAGGAATCAAG AGGCCTGCAAACTGTCCAGTAACTGA
- the Apom gene encoding apolipoprotein M isoform X2: MFNQIWAALLYLYGILLNSIYQCPEHSQLTTLGVDEKEFPEPHLGQWYFIAGAAPTKEELATFDSVDNIIFNMASGSAPLQLQLRATIRMKNGFCVPREWIYHLTEGSTDLRTEGRPDMKTELFSSSCPGGIMLKETGQGYQRFLLYNRSPHPSEKCVEEFQTLTSCLDSRAFLLTPRNQEACKLSSN; encoded by the exons ATGTTCAATCAAATTTGGGCAGCTCTACTCTACCTCTATGGCATTCTCCTTAACTCCATCTATCAGTGCCCTGAACACAGTCAACTGACAACTCTGGGAGTGGATGAGAAAGAG TTCCCAGAGCCCCACCTGGGCCAATGGTACTTTATCGCAGGGGCAGCTCCCACCAAGGAGGAGTTGGCGACTTTTGACTCTGTGGACAACATTATCTTCAACATGGCTTCTGGTTCTGCCCCACTGCAGCTCCAGCTTCGTGCTACCATCCGCAt GAAAAATGGATTCTGTGTGCCCCGTGAATGGATTTATCACTTGACTGAAGGGAGCACAGACCTCAGAACTGAAG GCCGCCCTGACATGAAGACTGAGCTCTTCTCCAGCTCATGCCCAGGTGGAATTATGCTGAAAGAGACAGGCCAGGGTTACCAGCGCTTTCTCCTCTACA ATCGCTCACCACACCCTTCTGAGAAGTGTGTGGAAGAATTCCAGACCCTGACCTCCTGCCTGGACTCCAGAGCCTTCTTACTAACTCCCAGGAATCAAG AGGCCTGCAAACTGTCCAGTAACTGA
- the Apom gene encoding apolipoprotein M isoform X1 — protein sequence MGHDEEVRGPRPPAPSHLKMFNQIWAALLYLYGILLNSIYQCPEHSQLTTLGVDEKEFPEPHLGQWYFIAGAAPTKEELATFDSVDNIIFNMASGSAPLQLQLRATIRMKNGFCVPREWIYHLTEGSTDLRTEGRPDMKTELFSSSCPGGIMLKETGQGYQRFLLYNRSPHPSEKCVEEFQTLTSCLDSRAFLLTPRNQEACKLSSN from the exons ATGGGGCACGATGAGGAAGTCCGCGGCCCCAG ACCACCAGCTCCTTCCCACCTGAAGATGTTCAATCAAATTTGGGCAGCTCTACTCTACCTCTATGGCATTCTCCTTAACTCCATCTATCAGTGCCCTGAACACAGTCAACTGACAACTCTGGGAGTGGATGAGAAAGAG TTCCCAGAGCCCCACCTGGGCCAATGGTACTTTATCGCAGGGGCAGCTCCCACCAAGGAGGAGTTGGCGACTTTTGACTCTGTGGACAACATTATCTTCAACATGGCTTCTGGTTCTGCCCCACTGCAGCTCCAGCTTCGTGCTACCATCCGCAt GAAAAATGGATTCTGTGTGCCCCGTGAATGGATTTATCACTTGACTGAAGGGAGCACAGACCTCAGAACTGAAG GCCGCCCTGACATGAAGACTGAGCTCTTCTCCAGCTCATGCCCAGGTGGAATTATGCTGAAAGAGACAGGCCAGGGTTACCAGCGCTTTCTCCTCTACA ATCGCTCACCACACCCTTCTGAGAAGTGTGTGGAAGAATTCCAGACCCTGACCTCCTGCCTGGACTCCAGAGCCTTCTTACTAACTCCCAGGAATCAAG AGGCCTGCAAACTGTCCAGTAACTGA
- the Apom gene encoding apolipoprotein M isoform X4 — MRKSAAPGAAPTKEELATFDSVDNIIFNMASGSAPLQLQLRATIRMKNGFCVPREWIYHLTEGSTDLRTEGRPDMKTELFSSSCPGGIMLKETGQGYQRFLLYNRSPHPSEKCVEEFQTLTSCLDSRAFLLTPRNQEACKLSSN, encoded by the exons ATGAGGAAGTCCGCGGCCCCAG GGGCAGCTCCCACCAAGGAGGAGTTGGCGACTTTTGACTCTGTGGACAACATTATCTTCAACATGGCTTCTGGTTCTGCCCCACTGCAGCTCCAGCTTCGTGCTACCATCCGCAt GAAAAATGGATTCTGTGTGCCCCGTGAATGGATTTATCACTTGACTGAAGGGAGCACAGACCTCAGAACTGAAG GCCGCCCTGACATGAAGACTGAGCTCTTCTCCAGCTCATGCCCAGGTGGAATTATGCTGAAAGAGACAGGCCAGGGTTACCAGCGCTTTCTCCTCTACA ATCGCTCACCACACCCTTCTGAGAAGTGTGTGGAAGAATTCCAGACCCTGACCTCCTGCCTGGACTCCAGAGCCTTCTTACTAACTCCCAGGAATCAAG AGGCCTGCAAACTGTCCAGTAACTGA
- the Apom gene encoding apolipoprotein M isoform X3, translating to MVCPEHSQLTTLGVDEKEFPEPHLGQWYFIAGAAPTKEELATFDSVDNIIFNMASGSAPLQLQLRATIRMKNGFCVPREWIYHLTEGSTDLRTEGRPDMKTELFSSSCPGGIMLKETGQGYQRFLLYNRSPHPSEKCVEEFQTLTSCLDSRAFLLTPRNQEACKLSSN from the exons ATGGTT TGCCCTGAACACAGTCAACTGACAACTCTGGGAGTGGATGAGAAAGAG TTCCCAGAGCCCCACCTGGGCCAATGGTACTTTATCGCAGGGGCAGCTCCCACCAAGGAGGAGTTGGCGACTTTTGACTCTGTGGACAACATTATCTTCAACATGGCTTCTGGTTCTGCCCCACTGCAGCTCCAGCTTCGTGCTACCATCCGCAt GAAAAATGGATTCTGTGTGCCCCGTGAATGGATTTATCACTTGACTGAAGGGAGCACAGACCTCAGAACTGAAG GCCGCCCTGACATGAAGACTGAGCTCTTCTCCAGCTCATGCCCAGGTGGAATTATGCTGAAAGAGACAGGCCAGGGTTACCAGCGCTTTCTCCTCTACA ATCGCTCACCACACCCTTCTGAGAAGTGTGTGGAAGAATTCCAGACCCTGACCTCCTGCCTGGACTCCAGAGCCTTCTTACTAACTCCCAGGAATCAAG AGGCCTGCAAACTGTCCAGTAACTGA